Sequence from the Sphingomonas suaedae genome:
TGTTCGACCTGGCCGAGTATGATCTGCCCGGCATCGCCCATAGCTTCGAGCCACGGGCGGCCGACTGGTGGCGCGTCTATCTCGAGCGGCCGCATTTCGGCTTCGTCGAACTCTTGCTGTTGGCGCTCGGCGCACTCGGTGCGCTGCTGTTCGCGCTGGCGGGCGCGACGCCCGCGTTACGGATTGGTGGCGCCATTGCGACCGGAGCGGTGGGGGTCGGTTTTGCCCTGCTCCACTGGCGGGTGGTCGCGCCGATGCATTGGCGGCGCGCACATGCGGGCGGGGAGGTGGTGCGCGGCTTTGGCTGGCGCTTTGGCCTGTGGCTTGTCACGGTCGTCACCTTTATCGGCGCGCCGATGACTCCATGGATCGCGGGTGGCGCGATCCTGCTCGCGGTGGCCAGCGCGATCGCGATCCTGCTGCTCGACGCGGGGGAGCACGACGGCGGGGAGGTGCCGTGGAAGCGCACCGTCGGCCTCGGCCTGCTTGGCGCGCTGAGCGCTGCGGGCTTCATGGCGATGGCGGCGGCGGAACAGGCGGCATTGCTCGCCTTTTTCGCCACTTGCGGGGTGATCGGCATATGCGCGCCGACCGCGATCGGCCGACTGATCGCGCCGCGTCCGATCCTGATCGCGACGGTTGGAACGTTGGTGCTGCTCGGCGGCGCAGTGCTACGCGGCGATATCGGGGCGGCCGGGTCGTCGCTCCTATATTGGGGCGCCGCTGGCGGCACCGGGCTGTTGCTGATGAGCGGACTGCGCACCCGCGACCCCAAGGGCCGCGAGGGCGCGGTAGCCGATCTGATCGGCTGGGGATTGTGGATCATCCTGGTGTTCGCGGCCGTCTTGTCGGCACCGGACGGCAAGCGTGACAATCTTGCCCCACCGGTTCAGGTCGTGCCGGTCAGTCCGATGGCGGCGCTGGAGGAGCGGGAGCCCGGCTTCCGAGAGGTCAAGACGGGCAATCCCGAACTCTATGTGCAGGTGAAGGCGATCCGGGACGCGATCGCCGATGGAACGCGCAAGCACGTCGAGGGCGCGCGCGCGATCGACGCGCTGGTCAACGCCGCCTATCGCGCGCGCCTGCCCTTTGCTCCGGCACCGCTGATCGCCGCCGAAATGGACATTCGGCTGGCGCAGCTGCGCGAGTGGCGGGCCGGTGATCCAAGGAGCTGCAGCGGCGAAGACCGGGGAGAGGCCGCCGCTTCGCTGAGCCGCGCGCTGCAACGGCGCCATTATGCCCATGCGTTGCGCGTCGCCGCGAGCGCGCCCATGCGCGGAGACGAACTGGGCCGGGGCCGCGAAATCCCCGCCGCCGATCTCGTGCGGAGTGCCGCCAATGGCGATGCCGCAGCGGCAAGACGGATTCAGGCGGCGATGGAAGGGACCGACCCGTCCGCCAAATGCGCTGCGCGGATTGCGATCCTGGAAGCACTTGTCGCGCAAAGCGATGCGGACATCGCCAGAACGATGCGGCCCGCACTCATCGCGCGGGCCGAACCGAAATCAGTAAAGAAATAAGCGGCCTACGCCCCCTGGGGTGCCGGGTTCCCGAACGGCCCCTTGGGGCGCCGCGTCTTGGGAATCGACGTTCCGCCGACCGCAACCGGACCTTTAAGGGTCGCCGGGTCGGGGCGACCGATATCGCCATCGGCGAGCAGCTTCTTGATCTCGTCGCCCGACAGCGTCTCATATTCGAGCAACGCGCCTGCCAGCGTGTGGAGCTGATCGATATGCTCGGTCAGCACGTCGCGCGCCCGCTTCAGGCCGCCTTCGACCGTCGCCTTGATCTCGTAATCGATCAGCTGCTGCGTCTCGTTCGACATGTGCCGCGGTTGCGATGCCGAATAGCCGAGGAAGCTCTCACCCTCCGGCTGGGCATATTCGATCGGACCCAGCTTGTCGGACATGCCCCATTTGGTGATCATGTCGCGGGCAAGGCCGGTGGCGTACTGGATGTCGCCGCTCGCGCCCGACGAAACCTTGTCGTACCCGAAGATGATCTCCTCGGCGACGCGGCCACCCATCGCGACGGCGAGGTTCGCGTACATCTTGTCGCGGTGGTAGGAATAGCTGTCCCGCTCGGGCAGGCGCATGACCATACCCAGCGCGCGACCGCGCGGGATGATCGTCGCCTTGTGGATCGGGTCCGATGCCGGTTCGTGCAGGCTGACGATGGCATGGCCTGCCTCGTGATAGGCGGTCATCCGCTTCTCGTCGTCGGTCATGACCATAGACCGCCGCTCGGCGCCCATCATGACCTTGTCCTTGGCCTCCTCGAACTCCTGCATTGCGACCAGCCGCTTGCCCTTGCGTGCGGCCATCAACGCGGCTTCGTTGACCAAATTGGCGAGATCGGCGCCCGAAAAGCCCGGCGTGCCGCGCGCGATTACGCGCGCATCGACGTCGGGGGCCAGCGGCACCTTCTTCATATGGACCTGCAGGATCTTCACGCGACCCTCGATATCCGGGCGGGGCACGACGACCTGGCGGTCGAACCGGCCCGGACGCAGCAATGCGGGATCGAGCACGTCTGGGCGGTTGGTTGCCGCGACGATGATGATGCCTTCGTTCGCCTCGAACCCGTCCATCTCGACCAGCAGCTGGTTCAGCGTCTGCTCGCGCTCGTCATTGCCATTGCCGAGGCCCGCGCCCCGATGGCGGCCGACCGCGTCGATTTCGTCGATAAAGACGATGCAGGGCGCGCTCTTCTTGGCCTGTTCGAACATGTCGCGCACGCGGCTGGCGCCGACACCGACGAACATCTCCACGAAATCCGAACCCGAAATGGTGAAGAAGGGCACGCCCGCCTCACCCGCGATCGCGCGGGCGAGCAGGGTCTTGCCGGTGCCGGGCGAACCGACCAGCAGCGCGCCCTTCGGAATCTTGCCGCCGAGGCGGGCAAATTTGGTCGGGTCCTTGAGGAACTCGACGACCTCTTCCAGCTCCTCGCGCGCCTCGTCGATACCGGCGACGTCGTCGAAGGTGACCTTGCCTTCCTTCTGGGTCAGCAATTTCGCGCGCGATTTGCCGAAGCCCATCGCGCCCGACCCCGAGCCCTTCTGCATCTGGCGCAGCACGAAAAAGGCGATGCCCAGGAACAGCAGGAACGGCAGCGCCTGCACCAGCACATATTGCCAGATCGAGGGCTGTTCCTCCGGCCGCGCGCTGATCGTCACATTCTGCTTGCGCAGCGTGGGGATCAGCTGGGAGTCTGCAACGGCATTGGTGCGGAACTTGGTATCATTGTCGAAGGTGCCGGTAATGACGCTGCCTGCAACATTGACGTCCTTGACCTCGCCCGCCTCGACCTTGTTCAGGAAATCGGAATAGGCGATCGTCGGTCCCGCAGCACCGCTGGTGCGCGTGTCGAACATCGTCACGAACAGCGCCAGCGCAGCGAG
This genomic interval carries:
- a CDS encoding J domain-containing protein — encoded protein: MKPWWQVLGVARGSDRATIRRAYAAKLKTTNPEDDAKAFIALREAYEAALRWVEYDYGWDDEEDADADADAQPVSEAPPVGAVVIPVPADPPPTEAVAEPAFIPLPPEAAPSPPADDPAEQARIAEAAELERLKAALEAGLRGPWFKDRPGLIAAFEALMAAPALMEIDRRDRLEYWLAALIADTIPRSDAILKQAMAAFGWEAEGNHPPAVWQVRARLDEWRMIAGFQGDQHPLHAGWRALTLGNVPAWRRRLGALRPGVTDQVRQLFDLAEYDLPGIAHSFEPRAADWWRVYLERPHFGFVELLLLALGALGALLFALAGATPALRIGGAIATGAVGVGFALLHWRVVAPMHWRRAHAGGEVVRGFGWRFGLWLVTVVTFIGAPMTPWIAGGAILLAVASAIAILLLDAGEHDGGEVPWKRTVGLGLLGALSAAGFMAMAAAEQAALLAFFATCGVIGICAPTAIGRLIAPRPILIATVGTLVLLGGAVLRGDIGAAGSSLLYWGAAGGTGLLLMSGLRTRDPKGREGAVADLIGWGLWIILVFAAVLSAPDGKRDNLAPPVQVVPVSPMAALEEREPGFREVKTGNPELYVQVKAIRDAIADGTRKHVEGARAIDALVNAAYRARLPFAPAPLIAAEMDIRLAQLREWRAGDPRSCSGEDRGEAAASLSRALQRRHYAHALRVAASAPMRGDELGRGREIPAADLVRSAANGDAAAARRIQAAMEGTDPSAKCAARIAILEALVAQSDADIARTMRPALIARAEPKSVKK
- the ftsH gene encoding ATP-dependent zinc metalloprotease FtsH, which gives rise to MSDDNKQQGPENNGNPWMKSLLIWVGILAALALFVTMFDTRTSGAAGPTIAYSDFLNKVEAGEVKDVNVAGSVITGTFDNDTKFRTNAVADSQLIPTLRKQNVTISARPEEQPSIWQYVLVQALPFLLFLGIAFFVLRQMQKGSGSGAMGFGKSRAKLLTQKEGKVTFDDVAGIDEAREELEEVVEFLKDPTKFARLGGKIPKGALLVGSPGTGKTLLARAIAGEAGVPFFTISGSDFVEMFVGVGASRVRDMFEQAKKSAPCIVFIDEIDAVGRHRGAGLGNGNDEREQTLNQLLVEMDGFEANEGIIIVAATNRPDVLDPALLRPGRFDRQVVVPRPDIEGRVKILQVHMKKVPLAPDVDARVIARGTPGFSGADLANLVNEAALMAARKGKRLVAMQEFEEAKDKVMMGAERRSMVMTDDEKRMTAYHEAGHAIVSLHEPASDPIHKATIIPRGRALGMVMRLPERDSYSYHRDKMYANLAVAMGGRVAEEIIFGYDKVSSGASGDIQYATGLARDMITKWGMSDKLGPIEYAQPEGESFLGYSASQPRHMSNETQQLIDYEIKATVEGGLKRARDVLTEHIDQLHTLAGALLEYETLSGDEIKKLLADGDIGRPDPATLKGPVAVGGTSIPKTRRPKGPFGNPAPQGA